From the Ruminiclostridium josui JCM 17888 genome, one window contains:
- a CDS encoding excisionase family DNA-binding protein, translating into MNKTTLSVRELASQLGIGLSKAYALVKEPDFPTVRIGTRILIPIDGLHEWLAHEAKGGGTVATEQ; encoded by the coding sequence ATGAACAAAACAACTCTAAGTGTACGGGAACTGGCAAGTCAATTAGGTATCGGATTATCCAAGGCTTATGCTCTTGTGAAAGAACCCGACTTTCCCACAGTTCGTATCGGTACACGCATTCTTATTCCGATAGATGGTCTTCACGAGTGGCTTGCTCATGAAGCCAAGGGAGGTGGAACCGTTGCAACAGAACAATAA
- a CDS encoding helix-turn-helix domain-containing protein — translation MGERIKALRKEYGMTQLALANALGITKGTVSTWENNSRTPGFETLSKLSDIFQRSIEYIMGKSDDATPPVWDESVMDELALSQVEDDLTEYALKYARLDQFGREAVEAIIRAEYNRCRNQDELAPAGKYFGRISVRRDMNEE, via the coding sequence ATGGGAGAAAGAATTAAAGCACTTCGTAAGGAATATGGAATGACACAGCTTGCTCTTGCAAATGCGCTAGGTATAACTAAAGGAACGGTATCTACTTGGGAGAATAATAGCAGAACACCAGGATTTGAGACGCTTAGCAAGTTAAGTGATATATTTCAAAGAAGTATCGAGTACATCATGGGAAAATCGGATGATGCTACACCACCAGTATGGGATGAAAGCGTAATGGATGAATTGGCATTGTCGCAGGTGGAGGATGATTTGACAGAGTACGCTTTGAAATATGCTAGACTTGATCAGTTCGGAAGAGAGGCTGTAGAAGCGATTATTAGAGCAGAATATAACAGATGTAGGAATCAGGACGAACTGGCTCCGGCAGGGAAGTATTTTGGAAGAATCTCGGTGAGAAGAGATATGAATGAAGAATAG
- a CDS encoding helix-turn-helix domain-containing protein, producing MAVSYNNLWKLMIDKKINKSELCKTVKISSSTMAKMSNEEMVAMPILEKICAELECNIGDIMEFTELETVRKKLHEE from the coding sequence ATGGCAGTATCATACAACAATTTATGGAAATTAATGATTGATAAAAAAATTAATAAAAGCGAATTATGTAAAACTGTAAAAATTAGTAGTAGTACCATGGCGAAGATGTCTAACGAAGAGATGGTGGCAATGCCGATTTTGGAGAAAATATGTGCAGAATTGGAATGTAATATTGGAGATATTATGGAGTTTACAGAACTCGAAACTGTAAGGAAAAAACTGCACGAAGAATAA
- a CDS encoding SHOCT domain-containing protein translates to MDINIQNEFDYYRSQKILESLLSAGLISLLEFDKITELNRQYFSPFLAEIMPSIRCYPPEPAVICDTTKGGFE, encoded by the coding sequence ATGGACATAAACATCCAAAATGAATTTGACTACTATCGCTCGCAAAAAATCCTTGAATCATTGCTTTCCGCAGGACTTATTTCCTTGTTGGAATTTGACAAAATAACAGAATTAAACCGCCAATATTTCTCACCATTTCTAGCCGAAATTATGCCCTCTATTCGTTGCTATCCACCAGAACCAGCGGTAATATGTGACACTACGAAAGGAGGTTTCGAGTAA
- a CDS encoding DUF3987 domain-containing protein: MQQNNNLPFPITLYRANCRGNVSNNNYPIVTAPIDASSLKSELSYDHTFIQFKGNHRSLDNFESISVITVDCDNDHSENEDDWYTVDDIHVKYSDVKHIIVTSRNHMKQKGNKSPRPRFHIIFWVGATLYSPEEYTKLITRIQSDLPIFDSNALDAARFFFANPDTEVFVHDGRLSIMDYLDKQDEAERAFANIGEHIAEGSRNTTMHQKAVCLLKRYGNTEESKTKYLQEADKCSPPLADQELQTIWNSACKFYKAKILTNPDYEAPEVYNGSKELVWEIPIPFDTLTVPIFPIEAFPPDIRDYAIALAENTQTPVDMAATSILAVTSICMQKKYVITIKPGWKEQPNIFLLCILEPSERKSADLNGTSYVLHEYEAEYNRINAPAIESSKMRKRILEKRQKVLEDQAAKGKAELSDLDKIAEEIANFKEKKPLKLYMDDVTTEKVTSVMAENDGHAAILSTEGGIFDILAGIYTRNVNIDAILKGYSGDPIRVDRIGRNSETVMNPSLTMMLMVQPHMLSGIMSNSTFRGRGLTARFLYCMPKSFIGKRKYRSNPIPTDVQRRYENIIRNMLDDEYPIQLEEITLSPEADILIEEFANELEPKLNTEYADIKDWAGKLVGNIARISALLCRTSVYRSHDFLADIEPLVVTEETMGNAICIGKYYLEHAKAAFSLMGADNTINTCKYVLKAIKSAGLTEFTRRDIMRLCRSLKKAEDVQPVLDHLVEYSYIALKDADNYSGKGRRPAAIYLVNPHLYDTQD, translated from the coding sequence TTGCAACAGAACAATAATCTTCCATTTCCTATAACACTCTATCGCGCCAACTGTCGCGGAAATGTAAGTAACAACAATTATCCAATTGTAACTGCTCCTATCGATGCTTCGTCACTAAAATCAGAATTAAGTTATGACCATACTTTCATTCAATTCAAAGGGAATCATAGAAGCCTTGATAACTTTGAAAGTATCTCTGTTATCACGGTAGACTGCGATAACGACCATTCCGAGAACGAAGACGATTGGTACACAGTAGATGATATCCACGTCAAATACTCTGATGTAAAACACATCATTGTTACAAGCAGAAATCATATGAAACAGAAAGGTAATAAGTCACCTAGACCAAGATTTCACATTATCTTCTGGGTAGGTGCAACACTTTACTCTCCTGAAGAGTATACAAAACTTATTACCCGCATACAGTCAGATTTACCAATCTTTGACTCAAATGCTCTGGATGCCGCAAGATTCTTCTTTGCTAATCCTGATACCGAAGTATTCGTCCACGATGGAAGATTAAGCATCATGGACTACCTTGATAAGCAAGACGAAGCTGAACGTGCTTTTGCAAACATAGGGGAGCACATTGCAGAAGGTAGTCGCAATACCACAATGCACCAAAAAGCTGTATGTCTCCTAAAGCGTTATGGGAATACCGAAGAAAGCAAAACAAAATACTTACAAGAAGCAGACAAATGCTCTCCGCCTCTTGCAGACCAGGAGCTTCAAACCATCTGGAACAGTGCTTGTAAATTTTACAAAGCTAAGATACTAACAAACCCAGATTATGAAGCACCGGAAGTCTACAATGGAAGTAAAGAACTTGTATGGGAAATACCTATTCCCTTTGATACCTTAACAGTTCCCATCTTTCCCATTGAAGCATTCCCTCCTGACATTAGGGATTATGCAATCGCATTGGCAGAGAATACACAAACTCCGGTTGATATGGCTGCTACATCCATACTTGCTGTTACCAGTATCTGTATGCAAAAAAAATATGTAATAACCATCAAACCCGGATGGAAGGAACAACCAAACATATTCCTATTGTGTATCTTAGAACCATCAGAAAGAAAATCTGCCGACTTAAATGGCACCAGTTACGTTCTTCACGAATACGAAGCAGAGTATAATCGCATCAACGCACCTGCCATCGAATCCAGCAAAATGCGAAAACGCATCTTGGAGAAACGTCAAAAGGTGTTGGAAGATCAAGCTGCTAAAGGAAAAGCAGAACTTTCCGACCTTGATAAAATTGCTGAAGAAATCGCAAACTTCAAGGAAAAGAAACCCTTAAAACTGTATATGGATGATGTCACTACAGAAAAAGTAACTTCTGTAATGGCAGAAAACGATGGACACGCTGCCATTCTCTCTACCGAAGGTGGTATCTTCGATATTCTTGCAGGTATCTATACCAGAAATGTAAATATCGATGCCATTCTAAAAGGCTACTCTGGTGACCCTATCCGTGTGGACCGAATCGGAAGAAATAGCGAAACGGTTATGAACCCATCTCTTACCATGATGCTTATGGTACAGCCTCATATGTTATCAGGAATTATGAGTAACAGCACCTTCCGTGGTAGGGGACTTACTGCAAGATTTCTCTATTGTATGCCAAAGTCCTTTATTGGAAAGCGTAAATACCGCTCCAATCCGATTCCTACGGATGTACAAAGACGATATGAAAACATCATTCGAAACATGCTTGATGACGAGTATCCTATCCAATTGGAAGAAATTACATTATCCCCGGAAGCAGATATCCTCATCGAGGAATTTGCTAACGAACTGGAACCAAAACTAAATACCGAATACGCAGACATCAAAGACTGGGCAGGTAAGTTAGTCGGTAATATTGCAAGAATCTCCGCATTACTTTGCAGAACATCTGTATATAGAAGTCATGACTTTCTTGCTGATATTGAGCCGCTAGTGGTAACTGAAGAAACCATGGGAAATGCCATATGCATTGGAAAGTATTATCTGGAACATGCCAAAGCCGCATTCTCTCTGATGGGTGCCGACAACACCATCAATACTTGCAAATATGTCTTAAAAGCAATCAAGTCTGCAGGACTTACAGAGTTCACCCGAAGAGACATCATGCGACTCTGCCGTAGTCTCAAAAAGGCAGAGGATGTACAACCTGTTCTTGACCACTTGGTAGAATATAGTTACATCGCATTAAAGGATGCCGACAATTATTCCGGCAAAGGAAGACGTCCGGCAGCCATATATCTTGTCAATCCACATCTATATGATACACAGGATTGA
- a CDS encoding phage major capsid protein, with the protein MNNNNLTINSVEELRARLDEMAAKFAGTNISATENKTTDISYRNAFLDHLHTGLVSNVLKKGSDGTGGYLVPDTYEEELVQALRDKNLMRRLGKIISTTTNLKIPVVDAHGEAFWVEEGESYSFTNESFGQIEIDAYKLAVVILVSDEMLEDSGIDLEAYIKSSFADALGDAEEEAFLTGNGKGKPVGIIHQTEAALEVNTLSSITLDDVVDLQYSLKQPYRKNAVCIMSEEAYFHLRKIKTFNGKPAWESSLTESEPDKLLGHTVFVTKYLNSEYGNTPILYGDFSYYWIGDRGKRHIKRLSERYADRGLVGYQASQRVDAKLVLPEAVKSIKVKSNKNQSQSE; encoded by the coding sequence ATGAATAATAACAATCTTACTATCAACTCTGTCGAAGAGTTAAGAGCTCGCCTTGATGAAATGGCGGCAAAATTTGCAGGTACAAATATTAGTGCCACAGAAAACAAAACTACTGATATCTCATACAGAAATGCTTTCCTCGATCATTTGCACACAGGATTAGTATCCAATGTTCTCAAGAAAGGAAGTGACGGTACAGGCGGATATCTTGTACCCGATACTTACGAAGAGGAACTTGTACAGGCCCTCCGTGACAAAAATCTAATGCGCCGTCTCGGTAAAATCATCTCCACAACTACCAATCTGAAAATCCCGGTTGTTGATGCTCATGGCGAAGCATTCTGGGTAGAAGAAGGTGAATCATATTCCTTTACGAATGAAAGTTTCGGACAGATTGAAATCGATGCTTATAAACTTGCCGTTGTAATCCTGGTATCGGATGAAATGTTAGAAGACTCTGGTATCGACTTAGAAGCCTACATTAAGAGTTCCTTTGCCGATGCACTTGGTGATGCCGAGGAAGAAGCGTTCCTTACAGGTAATGGCAAAGGTAAGCCTGTGGGAATTATCCACCAAACGGAAGCCGCCTTAGAAGTTAATACACTCTCTTCCATCACCTTGGATGATGTCGTCGATCTTCAATATTCCTTAAAGCAGCCTTACCGCAAGAATGCAGTCTGTATTATGTCAGAAGAAGCATATTTCCATCTTCGCAAGATAAAGACATTCAACGGAAAGCCAGCTTGGGAGTCTAGTCTCACGGAAAGTGAGCCGGACAAATTATTGGGACATACAGTTTTCGTTACCAAATACCTCAACAGCGAATACGGTAACACTCCTATCCTCTATGGAGACTTCAGTTATTACTGGATTGGTGACAGAGGAAAACGCCACATCAAGCGCCTTTCCGAACGTTATGCAGACCGTGGTCTTGTTGGATATCAAGCCTCTCAGCGTGTAGATGCCAAACTAGTACTTCCAGAAGCAGTCAAATCTATCAAAGTAAAATCAAATAAAAATCAAAGTCAATCAGAATAA
- a CDS encoding P27 family phage terminase small subunit, with product MSKDGTNRGGARAGAGRKPKATAEKYANGNPGGRKLTVVEFEGATLEGCEMPEVKEYLKAKQKDGTYTCAEEIFKETWEWLCERKCEQLVTPQQIEQYAMSIARWIQCEEAVSQFGFLAKKPTGTVISSPYVIMGREYMKQANAAWFQIYQIVKENCSVEFKGPTPQDDAMERLLRAREAHNI from the coding sequence ATGTCAAAAGATGGTACAAATCGTGGTGGCGCCCGTGCAGGTGCGGGTAGAAAACCGAAAGCCACCGCAGAAAAATACGCCAACGGTAATCCCGGAGGCAGAAAACTAACTGTAGTAGAATTTGAAGGTGCTACTTTAGAAGGCTGTGAAATGCCGGAAGTAAAAGAATATCTCAAGGCAAAGCAAAAAGACGGAACATACACCTGTGCCGAAGAAATATTCAAAGAAACTTGGGAATGGCTCTGTGAACGTAAGTGTGAACAGCTTGTCACACCACAACAGATTGAACAGTATGCTATGTCCATTGCTCGCTGGATTCAATGTGAGGAAGCTGTCAGTCAGTTTGGTTTCCTTGCCAAGAAGCCTACTGGCACTGTTATCTCCTCTCCCTATGTCATTATGGGCAGAGAATACATGAAACAAGCAAATGCAGCCTGGTTTCAAATATACCAGATTGTAAAAGAGAACTGCTCTGTGGAGTTTAAGGGGCCAACTCCCCAGGATGATGCGATGGAAAGACTCCTTCGCGCACGTGAAGCCCACAACATTTAA
- a CDS encoding IS3 family transposase (programmed frameshift), with translation MSKRQYSSDFKIEAVKRYLKSGEPLTRVAAELGIKPTTFNGWVSKYKESPDSAFPGSGHLKPEDEKLRKLEKEIKDLKEENEILKKAGSLLRQKSKIKRFQFIKANCYKYNVAKLCKVLCVSRSSYYAWDKRPESQRAIENKKLLAEIQAIHNKSGQVYGSIKIAQKLNYKSPKPVNHKRVERIMRENGIKSRVSKKFKATTNSNHRLPVAENILNRDFTVDKPNEKMVSDITYLWTDEGWLYIAGIMDLCGQKLVGLSMSERMTKELVINALNDAYQRAGRPTGVILHSDRGSQYCSHDYQLLLKKYGFICSMSRKGNCWDNAPMESFWGKMKCEWLYGKHFTTRQEARAAVFEYVEIFYNRQRIHASNNYLTPEEYYNNTLQKAKVA, from the exons ATGAGTAAGCGACAATATAGTTCAGATTTTAAAATTGAAGCAGTAAAAAGATATCTTAAATCTGGGGAGCCTTTAACAAGGGTAGCAGCAGAATTAGGAATAAAGCCTACAACATTTAATGGTTGGGTAAGCAAGTACAAAGAATCACCAGATTCAGCATTTCCAGGTAGTGGGCATCTTAAGCCAGAAGATGAAAAATTGAGGAAATTAGAAAAAGAAATTAAGGATCTAAAAGAGGAAAATGAAATACTAAAAAAAGCGG GCAGCCTACTTCGCCAGAAATCAAAAATAAAAAGATTTCAGTTTATCAAGGCTAATTGTTATAAATATAATGTTGCGAAGCTGTGCAAGGTACTTTGTGTTTCAAGAAGTAGCTACTATGCATGGGATAAAAGACCCGAAAGTCAAAGGGCAATAGAGAATAAAAAGCTGTTAGCGGAAATTCAAGCTATCCACAATAAAAGCGGACAAGTATATGGTTCTATTAAGATTGCCCAAAAGCTTAATTACAAAAGTCCTAAACCTGTTAACCATAAGAGAGTAGAACGTATTATGCGTGAAAACGGAATAAAATCAAGGGTTTCAAAGAAATTTAAGGCTACTACTAATTCCAATCACAGGCTTCCAGTAGCAGAAAACATTCTTAATCGTGATTTTACTGTGGATAAGCCTAATGAAAAAATGGTAAGCGATATTACATATCTGTGGACAGATGAAGGATGGCTATATATAGCAGGAATAATGGATTTATGTGGGCAAAAGTTAGTTGGACTGTCAATGAGTGAAAGAATGACAAAGGAATTAGTAATTAACGCATTAAATGATGCATATCAACGTGCTGGAAGACCAACAGGTGTCATCTTACATTCTGATAGAGGGTCGCAGTACTGCTCACACGATTACCAGTTATTGCTTAAAAAGTATGGTTTTATATGCAGCATGTCTCGCAAGGGAAACTGCTGGGACAATGCTCCAATGGAATCATTTTGGGGAAAAATGAAATGCGAATGGCTTTATGGGAAGCATTTCACAACCCGCCAAGAAGCACGAGCAGCTGTGTTTGAGTATGTTGAGATATTTTATAATAGGCAGAGAATACATGCCTCCAATAACTATTTGACACCTGAAGAATATTATAATAATACATTGCAAAAAGCAAAAGTAGCATAA
- a CDS encoding DNA cytosine methyltransferase, translating into MNETGLSYIDLFAGAGGLSEGFIQSGYQPIAHVEMNEYAAKTIETRIAYYHLKEKGQLDSYYQYEKGLITREELLKLIPEQELKTVINKEMSEATIKSIFETIDTIKLEKGIEQVDVIIGGPPCQAYSLVGRAQSSHMLIPMEDDPRNELYKMYVQFLKKYKPRMFVFENVAGIKTARGGQAFKNLQMYMKRVGYELDYHELNAKDFGVLQSRKRVIIVGWLKGTGYEYPTFEIIESKAKVWDLLEDLAPLTPGIGADKYHVSDMRKVKKYAKENGIRQKEDVLTAHIARPHTAQDIEIYKRVIDLWFNNEQHERLKYDDLPEELKTHKNRTSFVDRFKVVEGDMDYCHTILAHLSKDGHYFIHPAIEQHRSITVREAARLQSFPDSYYFEGPRTSQFVQVGNAVPPMMAKQIAEKIKVQLTKK; encoded by the coding sequence ATGAATGAAACAGGTTTAAGCTATATTGATCTCTTTGCTGGTGCCGGAGGACTTTCTGAGGGCTTCATTCAAAGTGGATATCAACCTATAGCACATGTAGAGATGAATGAATATGCGGCTAAGACAATAGAAACACGAATTGCATATTATCATTTAAAAGAAAAAGGACAGTTAGATAGCTATTATCAGTATGAAAAAGGATTGATAACACGAGAGGAATTGTTGAAGTTAATTCCAGAACAAGAATTAAAAACTGTCATCAATAAAGAAATGTCTGAGGCTACAATTAAGAGCATTTTTGAAACGATTGATACGATAAAACTGGAAAAGGGAATTGAACAGGTTGACGTGATTATAGGCGGTCCGCCATGCCAAGCATATTCCTTGGTTGGAAGGGCACAAAGCAGTCATATGCTTATTCCAATGGAAGATGACCCAAGGAATGAATTATATAAAATGTATGTTCAGTTTCTAAAAAAATATAAGCCTAGAATGTTTGTATTTGAAAATGTAGCTGGAATAAAAACTGCACGAGGTGGACAAGCATTTAAGAATCTTCAAATGTATATGAAGAGAGTCGGATATGAACTAGATTATCATGAATTAAATGCGAAAGATTTTGGTGTATTGCAAAGTAGGAAAAGAGTGATAATTGTAGGATGGCTTAAAGGAACAGGATATGAGTATCCGACATTTGAAATTATCGAGAGCAAGGCTAAAGTGTGGGATTTGTTGGAAGACTTAGCACCACTGACACCAGGAATAGGTGCCGATAAATATCATGTATCTGATATGAGAAAAGTCAAGAAATATGCGAAAGAAAATGGAATTAGACAGAAAGAAGATGTTCTGACGGCACATATAGCAAGACCACATACAGCGCAGGATATAGAAATATATAAAAGGGTAATCGATTTGTGGTTCAATAATGAACAACATGAGCGATTGAAGTATGATGATTTGCCGGAAGAATTAAAGACACACAAGAATAGAACATCCTTTGTGGACAGATTTAAAGTTGTGGAAGGGGATATGGATTATTGTCATACTATCTTGGCGCATTTATCCAAGGATGGACACTACTTTATACACCCGGCAATAGAACAGCATAGATCAATTACAGTACGAGAGGCTGCAAGATTACAGTCCTTTCCGGATAGTTATTATTTTGAGGGACCACGAACCTCACAGTTTGTACAGGTAGGAAATGCGGTGCCACCTATGATGGCAAAGCAAATAGCTGAAAAGATTAAGGTACAATTAACGAAGAAGTAA